From Medicago truncatula cultivar Jemalong A17 chromosome 7, MtrunA17r5.0-ANR, whole genome shotgun sequence, a single genomic window includes:
- the LOC11424497 gene encoding hydroquinone glucosyltransferase, protein MELSKQEPLSKPPPMVVMLPSPGMGHLIPMIEFAKRIIILNQNLQITFFIPTEGPPSKAQKTVLQSLPKFISHTFLPPVSFSDLPPNSGIETIISLTVLRSLPSLRQNFNTLSETHTITAVVVDLFGTDAFDVAREFNVPKYVFYPSTAMALSLFLYLPRLDEEVHCEFRELTEPVKIPGCIPIHGKYLLDPLQDRKNDAYQSVFRNAKRYREADGLIENSFLELEPGPIKELLKEEPGKPKFYPVGPLVKREVEVGQIGPNSESLKWLDNQPHGSVLFVSFGSGGTLSSKQIVELALGLEMSEQRFLWVVRSPNDKVANASYFSAETDSDPFDFLPNGFLERTKGRGLVVSSWAPQPQVLAHGSTGGFLTHCGWNSVLESVVNGVPLVVWPLYAEQKMNAVMLTEDVKVGLRPNVGENGLVERLEIASVVKCLMEGEEGKKLRYQMKDLKEAASKTLGENGTSTNHISNLALKWTNKSTVIN, encoded by the coding sequence ATGGAACTCTCAAAACAAGAACCATTATCTAAACCACCACCTATGGTGGTTATGCTACCATCACCAGGCATGGGACATCTTATACCAATGATTGAATTTGCCAAAAGAATTATTATTCTTaatcaaaatcttcaaatcACCTTCTTCATTCCCACCGAAGGTCCACcttcaaaagctcaaaaaacagTTCTTCAATCTCTACCAAAGTTCATTTCACATACTTTCCTTCCACCAGTTTCCTTCTCAGACCTTCCACCAAACTCCGGGATAGAGACAATCATCTCCCTCACTGTCCTCCGTTCTCTCCCTTCTCTCCGTCAAAACTTCAACACTCTCTCTGAAACTCATACTATCACTGCTGTTGTCGTCGACCTCTTTGGGACAGACGCTTTTGACGTCGCTAGAGAATTCAACGTCCCTAAATATGTCTTCTACCCTTCAACTGCCATGGctctttctcttttcctttacCTTCCTCGTCTTGACGAGGAAGTTCACTGCGAGTTTAGAGAATTGACTGAACCTGTGAAAATTCCCGGTTGTATTCCTATTCACGGTAAATATTTACTAGACCCTCTTCAAGACAGGAAGAACGATGCTTACCAAAGTGTCTTTCGCAACGCGAAGAGATACAGAGAAGCAGATGGACTTATAGAGAATAGTTTTCTTGAACTTGAACCGGGTCCAATCAAGGAGTTACTAAAGGAAGAACCAGGAAAACCTAAGTTTTACCCGGTTGGACCATTAGTAAAGAGAGAAGTAGAAGTAGGTCAAATTGGACCGAACTCAGAGAGTTTGAAATGGTTAGATAATCAACCACATGGGAGTGTTCTGTTTGTTTCTTTTGGAAGTGGTGGGACCCTCTCTAGTAAACAGATAGTTGAATTGGCACTTGGCTTGGAAATGAGTGAGCAACGGTTTTTATGGGTTGTTAGAAGTCCAAATGATAAAGTTGCTAATGCTTCTTACTTCAGTGCTGAAACAGATTCTGATCCATTTGATTTTTTACCAAATGGATTTTTGGAGAGAACTAAAGGAAGGGGTCTAGTTGTGTCATCTTGGGCCCCACAACCACAGGTTTTGGCACATGGGTCAACTGGTGGGTTTTTAACTCATTGTGGTTGGAATTCAGTTCTAGAAAGTGTTGTTAATGGGGTGCCTTTAGTGGTTTGGCCACTTTATGCAGAGCAAAAGATGAATGCTGTTATGTTAACTGAGGATGTTAAGGTTGGGTTGAGACCAAATGTTGGTGAGAATGGGTTGGTTGAGAGATTGGAAATTGCTAGTGTTGTTAAGTGTCTTATGGAAGGTGAAGAAGGGAAAAAGCTTCGTTATCAAATGAAGGATCTTAAAGAGGCAGCTTCTAAAACTCTTGGTGAGAATGGAACTTCCACAAACCATATCTCCAATTTAGCTCTCAAGTGGACCAACAAATCCActgtaataaattaa